Below is a window of Carassius auratus strain Wakin chromosome 50, ASM336829v1, whole genome shotgun sequence DNA.
tttatttctttattttagtgtTGATGTAACCTTTCCTGTAACTGTGCTGTAATAAGCCAGGCAATAATACAGGATTACTGTAAAAAGCGCACCACCTGACATCACATCATATAGACTACATATCTATTGCTGACTGGAGAAGTAGAACGGATTTCTGGATTTTGGataaggcatttatttgaaagacaagactttttttttttaaaagtaatacaaatgtCTTACTGCCAAGTTTGATCAATTTTAAAGTATCGTTGACGAataagttttcttttatttatttttttataataataataaaaaaaaactgttaataagAAATGTGGGATCAAAGTCATGTGATAAATCACGTGTAATTGACCTATAACTTATACAAGACCACTATTCATTAAAGACACTgaatattaaatgacatttttgtttatgttgttgttgttgttaaaaaatcTGATCTGTCCCAtctgtaatttttttcaaaatcaggCAGATGTAAGAAAATGCATCGCACTTGCacaaggaggaaaaaaaaatgcaaaagctaTTGCAATAATAAAGTTGAAtatctttatttatgtacagaaaAAGTGAAACTAGACAACAAGTGAGGAGCAGCAGAGATCTGACTGGACACAGGAGCCACTGCCTCTTGTTTAATAGCTGACTGTTTTGGCGGCCTTGGTCTCTCCGATCTCAGCATCCAGGTAGCGGTAACGGCGATGGCGACGCAAGGTTTCAATGGCCTTCTGCTCAATGGAGGAAGGGGTAATGCCCAAATCCTCCAGTCCTGGGAGGTCAGGGTACTTCATGTCCGTTGTGTGGAACTATAAATGAGGGTTTTAACTATTTGTTACATTCTTGATGCtgtaataaatgcataattttgtaATGCTCTGAAACACATACCCGGTCGACTTTATCACGGGTCGTCCAGGGCTCGAAAGCGTTCATCTCAAAAAATCTTGCAATGAGGCTAAAACCAGAGAACACAAGGGGAATATATATGTGGCTGCCAAAGTAGGTACACTTCTGTAAACTGTCAGGTTAAAAGTGAAAGctgtatgatttttttcaaaCTACATTATCTTAATCCATGGCATTAAgtcttattttttatacatttctaataaaacaataacaaatttattttaagtatttttgcttcttaagtaaatgtaaaagttGTGTGATCAGAAGGTAGTGGTTGTATTCAAGACCGTTTTTGGGGAGGGGGTTTTAAAAGGTCTTCAAAACTCTTAAAATTTACCTTCAAAAAAACCTGCCGAAACCATGTCTAGGTGACACTAGTAGCATACTTCACCTTTAAGAAAAGTCATATAAATTGATATTTTTAAGGAAATGCTTACTGATAGAGAGGGCGAGGTATGGGGTAAGCCAAATATGGCCTGTGGGACAGAGCATATATGTACTCCACCAAGTCATGCAGTAGATACCGGTTGGGCCTGTGGAGCaagaaattcatttttattttatttcggaCACAAGAATCCATAGATTGGAAAGTGTGAACTTTCCAAAATTAGAAGACAATGAAGGAGAAACTGTACCGGTTCTTACCCAACTAAAGCATATGTTTTCCCATTAGCATCGGGGTCTCTGATGGCATTAACGATGGCTTTGGCCACATCCACCACCTGTAGAAAGCAAGATAATGCATAATCAGAGACCATGATTAGGAATATTTACTTGTGTTCAAACTGGTTGATACTCACATGAACAGGCTGTTTGACTGTCTTCTTGCCCATCGCAATAAGAGGAACAGCTTTACCGAACCAACGCATGTCTAAACAACAACAATTACAGGAAATATCAATTTAACAAacaggtgaactgtccctttaagactacTTCCAAATTCTACTTCTGTCATCACAAAACACATACAACAACAAGGCATATTTCTTATagttaaaatctaaattttaggATATAATCAGATACCTACTAGCAAAATGGTTCAAGAATCTATCCTCTCTTCCGAAGCACTCAGCGGGTTTCATAATGATGGCATCAGGGAACTCTTCGCGCACCACTGCCTCACCTACAGCCTGCAACATAACCAGTTATGAGACAACTGTGACCACTTtgttaatacattattattgacTTTAGAAAGGTTTACCTACATCAGCagctttattttgctattttttactATAAGCACACTCAATACAGCATATTAGCACATTATTAAACCTTTACCTTATTCCTTAAGTACTTGGAAGGGCTGCGGATATCTGCATTAAGGTGGGACATATGTATGAACTTTTTGATTCCGGCTTCATGAGCTGCTCTTGCGATCTGCTGGGGGATAGAGACGAAGACATCTTCAAACTTGTAGTTCCTTTAAAAGGGGGAAAGAAGACAGCATGTTTTTTAGAAATATAATCTCTTTGAATGCACCTACAGACAACCTTGTGGTATCTAAGTTAGAattcatatattaattaatactaatttacagtgaattattacaatattatttattgtttttagtcatttttacattttatttagtaatatttattttattattaccatcattattgtattattattattattatagccatATTGATATATATTCACACAACCCTGGccaaatcgtgcagccctacaaacAAGCATAGTAAACATGGAttttcttttaattgtattttaaagatCCCTACTTTCTAGTACCTGGTCTCCCACTCTCTTCCCACAAGGTTGATCACCACATTGGAGTGAGAAATTGCCCTTTTGATCGATTCCTTATCCCTTGCATCCCATTCCTGTAAAAGCATCACAGTTTAGGCCACTTTCATTAGAGAGGAAACCTCTCCTCTGGATAGAGTGCATTTACCataaagatgatctggcccagaTCACCCATAGGTCTGAGGTACATGAGATCGTACTGGTCACATCGGTGAGGAATCACGATCTGGGAGCCCATACGTCCTAAAATAAACCCATACAACTTTTTCGAACCAATGAAACAGCAATGGATGGCTTGTAAGTGAATGAGGCTCATTATGGTTTTTACAGTGAATAATATCAGGACTCACCGAGTCGGTTGACAACATATCTTCCCAGGAAGCCTGTGGCTCCGAACACTGTCGCAGCTACTCCACTGAAAGACGAGCGGCCTCCTTTTCCTCTGGGCACCACGGCATGATGGATCTTCCTATGCTGAACGGTCACAGGACCGGCCGCCAGCAAAACTGGAGAACAGGTGCCTGATgacagaagaaataaaaacaaaatatgtctATTTAACTAATTCAAGTACACTGACAAAACTGTATCTTAAGACTCTAAATCCAacagtataatatttttattacatgaatTTCTAAGAAATCAAATCTGTTCTACATGACTTCTACAACAATGCATTCAATATGatatgcaaagtttttttttttctttgacaaaaagtatttgattttaaaaaattataattattattgtttttttatttatttaggctttACAGGGTTTATCAGGCAGTGTGACTTTTAGAATAACAATACATAGCATAAACATATATCATGGTAAAGGTTGCAGAacgtatataattataattataaaataataaaagaagcGTTCTGTGTATCTCGTGCCCTAGTGATGTCTATAAATTCTCTCTTGGTATGTTTTGAGACAGTCTCTGATTATTCTGCACCGCACAGAGCACATAATTACTGCAttcaattgaaaataataaaattaaaatcttacaGCAAAACCGCACGTTTGTAGTTTTAAATGACACAGTAGCATATTTCTgacaatagtaaaatatttcaacTGTACTAGTGCACAAATGAGGCCTGATGTCTTCCGCCGGGGTCACAAAACACAAGAAAACGACTTATTTAAACATCTTCGAATCGCTATATAACTCGTTCTGTTAACAGCCTCAATCATAATAGTATTAATATACGGTCATACCGTGTGTATGGTAAACTAATCTAACTGTGAACTCACCTGAAAGCTTGGGAAGGACACCCGCAGGACGGCAAAACAGAGTGACAGCCGCCATGATTCTGGCCGTCAGCACGGAGAACGGAGGCTGGGGAGGGTCAAACGCAATCCGAAAATAGCCAAAACTGAATTTTAGCGACGGTACTACGGTAAGAACTtctagaaatatacatttttcttgtATAATTTTAATTACGTCGAAGAAGCAAAGACTAAGCTATagatatattataaaacaaaacagaaagcgTCGTATTCGGACAATAGCCTGTCTAAAGTATTTTCTCCACACTTTGCAAAAACATTACGAGTTGTTTACAATAGAGGCAAACCTATAAAATcaacatataaaatatgtaaaagttattttttgtacTAATTTTATTGTTTATACGCAGTATATCCGCTACAAAGCCGTTATTCTCcaacttttccaaaataacctactttaaaaaaaatgttttagtatcCTACATTATAATAACATCGATTCTAAATATTAATGTAGTAATGCATACCCCCACCCAAAGCAAgttttgcatataaaaaaaaatatataatttacattcagTTAGGCATTACATCTTTATTTTCATAAGTATGACAGtattttacagacatttttcaggagacaatttaaaatatataattataatactgAAAGGCACTACCTAACAACCTTGATCCAAGACCTTCTTCTAAAACCCCATGAACTAAATTGTAAAACAACAAAGGAGAGAGATAGCACATGGTAGTAAAAATCTCTTTTTCTATTATAACTAATAAACAATATAAGAACAAGTAAAACCTTGTCTAATGTTTAAATGACTTGGTGATATCCACACAGGGTGCATGGTATTTATCTTAAGAACTCTATATACAGGAAAATATACTATAACAatccataaaatattttaatttggtaTAAACATACAATGATCCActaatttaactttaaatgtcAACATTCTTGACCTTCCCTCTAAATCTAAATCGTCAACAGCATTGCCATCATTATCAGTCATCATCAATTCAATCACACAAGTATTGTGCACATTCTGATGATCTAGTGTGCTTTTCGTCAGATTTAGTCTGAGGATGTGTTGCTCtagaacaaaaatgtatatgaaaaatcTCTTTGGCTCAGTAATTACTGCACGACAGCTCACTAACTCacagaaacaattaaaaaaacctGGCAAACGACAACAAAGCATACAAACACTGTTAATCCATGCAGTAATATTGCACAATAAAGCAGCTTTGGAACTCAAGTTTACCTTGAGCTCTATTAATGACATTACTAAAAGCTTTGATGTTTTGAAACAAATAAGGAAAAAGCACACTAGACCCAATAAACACGCACATAGCATGATGCTCAGCAAAATATTCCATTGTCACAAACGATCTCATAGTAATAATCCTTTCAAAATACATCACAAGCACCAAATTATTCACTTTACTTAGAAATcaataaatcatttgaataatcAAAACACAGACTACAGCTCTTTGACCACTAATCTAATTCCTCTAGACTGGAGAGTGTAGATGTGGTCACACAAGACTATATATAGaggctctatttatttattttatgttattttttattttagtttagtttgtgcAAAACAGAAATCTTACAAGCATCATATCCTCTTTCCTCAGACCATGAGTTagaaactgctaaaaaaataaataatgtgtttgactttttgcactttTTGCCATACAACAAGTCAAACTGTCTAAGCCGCACAATAGGTAAGTCCAGACCAAGCGGCTGAAGTATAAACCATATGCTATAAAAACATTTCTCGTTCTTTTCTTAAGGGTGTTATACAATAGGAGGGAGAAACTGAGGCTCCTGTCCTTCTGAAGAATCAGTGCTTGAGCCTGTCTGAGGTTTGATGATGATCTGAACAGACCGCTCTCCACTTGAATCCGACTTGCTATCCTTGCTCACACTTTTGCCTGTATCTTCACTCTTTTCTTCATCGTCTGATGCTCCTATAGGACGCAGACGCTCTTCTGATGCCATCTTGCCTCCTTTGCTTGAAGTGTCACTGACCCTCTTAATTTTGTCATCAGAACCAGATTTATCAGCTATAGAAAGATAAAAGATATAAATTGTAATATGCATagtataatacaattttaaataacaaataaaacaaataatgtaatTGTTACATTAAAGtcaatattagtaaaaaaaattattatttaaaaaatatattattataattatatatcattttatttcagaattattcattaaaaatccATTAGTTTAAGACATTCACACATTTTTCAGTACGTCTAAGGGCCCTTGTTTATCATAGCCAATAgttaaaagcaattattattttataagtacATATTCTGACCCTTGCCTGTCCTGTTTAAAGTCGCTTTGCGGTAAGTGATTTCATAATTGTTGTCACTGTCTTTCCGGATAGGCCGAGGTTTAGGATGGAGCTTGTTGAGACGTCCCTCTGTGATCCATTCATGCTGCAGCCCTTCATCAGGTGTCATGCGTTTTGTGGGGTCCCACCTACAGGAACCCGATGATACAGGTTGAAAAAATCTGTTTATGTGTGTCGTGGggataataaatatgaaatcaaacCATTACTTTACTATACATACACAAGGCAGCGTCGAATGAAGTCAAGAAACTGAGGATCATTGGTCTTCAGCAGGCTGGCAAGATCTTTTGAGTTGGGTCGACGTTTCTTCCCTTTGCTATTGGTGATATTCCTTGGGTTACCTTTGGAATCTGATTGGAACATTTTATTGTTAAGATGTCAGTCAAAATAAGTTAGCATGaacaaagttatttttaattaaatgttatttggataacactttacaatacggtTCTATtagtaaatgaattaaataaaattaactaataacaactttttttttttaataatagtatttattcatctttgttaacacaagttaataaaaaatataacccTTCACTGTCAGTTTTTCTCAGCTCGGggccattaaataatatttacagatattgaTTTTAAGAATGTACAAACAAATGTTGAAAAACATCAACTacgattaataaatgctttagaataatttttcattgttagttcatggtaactgatgttaacaaatggaatctTGTCGTAAAATGTTACCTTTATTTTGTAAGCAATCGTGTACTTACCAAAAAATAACCTCCGTCTTGATGCTGTTTGAACAAAGTCATTTGGAGGAAGTCCCATAATCTGCAAAATCAAAAATGATTGTGTTCAACAACCATTGCATTTCAAATCACTACAAAAGAATCATTAAAGCacataaagttattaaaaaaaactttcatccaCAGAATCCAAAGACTCTTTCAAAGACTTTGAAGACTCTTATTTGCTATTTTCATGCAATAAGAATAAACTATGAGTAAAGGTTTTATGACACTTTTATGCTGTTTTACATCTATTTTAAAGCTGTGAAGCTCCAGGCCCCATTAGTCGTAACCGCATGCTTTCagagaataaagaaagtcataatGTGAGCTAATTCTTTGACTGCTAATACAGTCTCTCACCTCCATGATACAGGCGATCTGCTCCACTTCACTCTCTCCTGGGAAGAGGGGATAGCCAGTGTACAGCTCTGCTAAAATGCAGCCCAGACTCCACATGTCTATTGCCATGCTGTACGGATGGCCCAGAATCACCTCTGGTGAGCGGTAGAAGCGGCTCTGAATGTAAGTGTACACTGTAGATGAGAATTCAAGTGGTCTATTAGAGCTACATGGATTTAACAATGACACTTCAACATTATTAATTAGCTTAATGGATCAAATAGCACTAAATCATTGTTTGTAAATCACAGATTTGTTTTAAACTAGGGTAAAATTATACTAAATGCAAATGACAAAATTAGTGTAATTAGGGGAGCAAAAAAACACTTCCCAAATCTATGCCAATTGTGTCTAATCAACCGATTGCAGATTTTGCTATGTATTGCCCCATATGGTGAAAATGACACAATCAGGATAAATCCGGTGATGTGCTCATTACACAGAGGTTTGATGCTTACCTCTCTGTTGCTCATAGCAACTTGATCCAAAGTCAACAACCTTAATGTTTCCTTGTCCCCTCTGGGACAGGAGAATGTTCTCCTattaagacaaaaataaaggATTACAGGGGTTTTGTCACAATGGACTTTGCCCTGGTGAATGCTATTTGTTTGAATTGAAAACAGCTAAAGAAGCTATTCAGCCGAATGGCCAAGTTGCTCTTTTCCAGACTTGGAAAGTGAATTGTGACCACGGCTGTCCCTGATCcccattcttcagaaatcatactaatatgctgatttggtgctcaagaaacatttatttccatattaaaacagttgtgctgtttaatattattatggaATCAGTTATgctttttttcaggaatcttttatgaatagaaatttcCAAGTGAATTTTTGTTGTAACATTATAACtgccttaactgtcacttttaatcattttttaatgcaaccttaatgaataaaagtatttatttttcatatatatttgtatatattttcatatatacatTAACTATATAAAGTGCATCACATTTAAATTCTTAAGGGGTAAAATGTccttaatttacataaaaataatgttgtaatagtcctaaacatttcttttttatttatttcgctTTTAATTTTTGGCTAATTTACAGTTAAACAGACTTCAGTTTACCGGTTTTAGGTCACAGTGGATGATCTTCTCTTTGTGCAGCATCTGGAGGCACTTGAGCAGTGCGTGAGCAAAACGGCGAATCAACCCCAGACTGAAGCCCTGGAAGTTGTTCTTCTTAATAAGCTCGTAGAGGTTCGCTCTGTATGGAGACAAGAGGTACAGTTAACATGTAGTCATCGGTGACAATGTTACAGTTTGATGTTAATGGTCAGTACCTTGGGAACTATGTATGGCCTTGGATTGGAGTATGGGAGTATGCCATTTATCTAAATACCTCTAGAGGGCAGCACAGTTATTTTTGCCACTTCCTCACACTGAAACGTTGGACAAACACATCCATTGTCTCTCAACAACCTCCTGTCTTAAAGCACATCCATAAAAATACAAGTCTGTGTTAACCGCTAAGCATTATGCTAAAGAGCCATTTGAGAGGGAACCCATGAAAGTCATTATCTTTGTCAGTAGGGATGCCTTAAACAGCAGCTGTGAACAGCCTAATGTAATCGGAGACTTCACACCATGAGTGGGCAAGAAAAGAGATAGGGACCTAATCAAGGCATTAACTAAAGGATTGTGTGACGGTAACCAAAGACGGGGAGGATGCATCTGATGTCCTCTAAAGGTCAGGCTGCCAGCGATGTAGCTGCTTTTCCTGCAAAGTGACTTAATTGATCACTTTACCCAAAGCCCTTAAGGTCTTCATTGGGAAACTCTCACTTCACACCTAAGTATGGTCACTGTCGGGACAAACCACCACACCAGGTGGTAAATCACAACAAATGTGACATCTAACTAATGAATTATAACTTATATGATGATTTTTTAAACCTGTTTTTAACTTGAATATCTGGTCTATTAGAAATCTTAAagccaacatgaaatcaaaatggactaataaaaatataaattaataaataaatgtaattagttacaattaattcaaatgaattgTATATGGTTTTAATTGA
It encodes the following:
- the LOC113066862 gene encoding NADH dehydrogenase [ubiquinone] 1 alpha subcomplex subunit 9, mitochondrial-like, which encodes MAAVTLFCRPAGVLPKLSGTCSPVLLAAGPVTVQHRKIHHAVVPRGKGGRSSFSGVAATVFGATGFLGRYVVNRLGRMGSQIVIPHRCDQYDLMYLRPMGDLGQIIFMEWDARDKESIKRAISHSNVVINLVGREWETRNYKFEDVFVSIPQQIARAAHEAGIKKFIHMSHLNADIRSPSKYLRNKAVGEAVVREEFPDAIIMKPAECFGREDRFLNHFANMRWFGKAVPLIAMGKKTVKQPVHVVDVAKAIVNAIRDPDANGKTYALVGPNRYLLHDLVEYIYALSHRPYLAYPIPRPLYHLIARFFEMNAFEPWTTRDKVDRFHTTDMKYPDLPGLEDLGITPSSIEQKAIETLRRHRRYRYLDAEIGETKAAKTVSY
- the LOC113066864 gene encoding dual specificity tyrosine-phosphorylation-regulated kinase 4-like isoform X2; protein product: MPCDLDALNIHVSKSDMFPEINNKSARPEAFPHPHRAQAENTKIGPNCTYPQKCGTGVGTLPQLEAPVKQVLVTNGKLLHSNGTLPSIVKQLVQSTQGNQEERPRPQFPNRFGSSVENLSESLTRSIINKFEKIRTYEGQRLPMTPTTALKHFQNQLTEFEREEIMDYSEIWYLGLDTKKIEGSQGSPQNSGYDDEHGSYLKVLHDHIGYRYEVLEVIGKGSFGQVLKCLDHKTNEMVAIKVIRNKKRFHHQALVELKILDAVRRRDRDNCHNVIHMKEYFYFRNHLCITFELLGANLYELIKKNNFQGFSLGLIRRFAHALLKCLQMLHKEKIIHCDLKPENILLSQRGQGNIKVVDFGSSCYEQQRVYTYIQSRFYRSPEVILGHPYSMAIDMWSLGCILAELYTGYPLFPGESEVEQIACIMEIMGLPPNDFVQTASRRRLFFDSKGNPRNITNSKGKKRRPNSKDLASLLKTNDPQFLDFIRRCLVWDPTKRMTPDEGLQHEWITEGRLNKLHPKPRPIRKDSDNNYEITYRKATLNRTADKSGSDDKIKRVSDTSSKGGKMASEERLRPIGASDDEEKSEDTGKSVSKDSKSDSSGERSVQIIIKPQTGSSTDSSEGQEPQFLPPIV
- the LOC113066864 gene encoding dual specificity tyrosine-phosphorylation-regulated kinase 4-like isoform X5, giving the protein MGPRAESEREGGENRREKKCGTGVGTLPQLEAPVKQVLVTNGKLLHSNGTLPSIVKQLVQSTQGNQEERPRPQFPNRFGSSVENLSESLTRSIINKFEKIRTYEGQRLPMTPTTALKHFQNQLTEFEREEIMDYSEIWYLGLDTKKIEGSQGSPQNSGYDDEHGSYLKVLHDHIGYRYEVLEVIGKGSFGQVLKCLDHKTNEMVAIKVIRNKKRFHHQALVELKILDAVRRRDRDNCHNVIHMKEYFYFRNHLCITFELLGANLYELIKKNNFQGFSLGLIRRFAHALLKCLQMLHKEKIIHCDLKPENILLSQRGQGNIKVVDFGSSCYEQQRVYTYIQSRFYRSPEVILGHPYSMAIDMWSLGCILAELYTGYPLFPGESEVEQIACIMEIMGLPPNDFVQTASRRRLFFDSKGNPRNITNSKGKKRRPNSKDLASLLKTNDPQFLDFIRRCLVWDPTKRMTPDEGLQHEWITEGRLNKLHPKPRPIRKDSDNNYEITYRKATLNRTGKADKSGSDDKIKRVSDTSSKGGKMASEERLRPIGASDDEEKSEDTGKSVSKDSKSDSSGERSVQIIIKPQTGSSTDSSEGQEPQFLPPIV
- the LOC113066864 gene encoding dual specificity tyrosine-phosphorylation-regulated kinase 4-like isoform X3, whose translation is MGPRAESEREGGENRREKSARPEAFPHPHRAQAENTKIGPNCTYPQKCGTGVGTLPQLEAPVKQVLVTNGKLLHSNGTLPSIVKQLVQSTQGNQEERPRPQFPNRFGSSVENLSESLTRSIINKFEKIRTYEGQRLPMTPTTALKHFQNQLTEFEREEIMDYSEIWYLGLDTKKIEGSQGSPQNSGYDDEHGSYLKVLHDHIGYRYEVLEVIGKGSFGQVLKCLDHKTNEMVAIKVIRNKKRFHHQALVELKILDAVRRRDRDNCHNVIHMKEYFYFRNHLCITFELLGANLYELIKKNNFQGFSLGLIRRFAHALLKCLQMLHKEKIIHCDLKPENILLSQRGQGNIKVVDFGSSCYEQQRVYTYIQSRFYRSPEVILGHPYSMAIDMWSLGCILAELYTGYPLFPGESEVEQIACIMEIMGLPPNDFVQTASRRRLFFDSKGNPRNITNSKGKKRRPNSKDLASLLKTNDPQFLDFIRRCLVWDPTKRMTPDEGLQHEWITEGRLNKLHPKPRPIRKDSDNNYEITYRKATLNRTGKADKSGSDDKIKRVSDTSSKGGKMASEERLRPIGASDDEEKSEDTGKSVSKDSKSDSSGERSVQIIIKPQTGSSTDSSEGQEPQFLPPIV
- the LOC113066864 gene encoding dual specificity tyrosine-phosphorylation-regulated kinase 4-like isoform X4; the encoded protein is MPCDLDALNIHVSKSDMFPEINNKKCGTGVGTLPQLEAPVKQVLVTNGKLLHSNGTLPSIVKQLVQSTQGNQEERPRPQFPNRFGSSVENLSESLTRSIINKFEKIRTYEGQRLPMTPTTALKHFQNQLTEFEREEIMDYSEIWYLGLDTKKIEGSQGSPQNSGYDDEHGSYLKVLHDHIGYRYEVLEVIGKGSFGQVLKCLDHKTNEMVAIKVIRNKKRFHHQALVELKILDAVRRRDRDNCHNVIHMKEYFYFRNHLCITFELLGANLYELIKKNNFQGFSLGLIRRFAHALLKCLQMLHKEKIIHCDLKPENILLSQRGQGNIKVVDFGSSCYEQQRVYTYIQSRFYRSPEVILGHPYSMAIDMWSLGCILAELYTGYPLFPGESEVEQIACIMEIMGLPPNDFVQTASRRRLFFDSKGNPRNITNSKGKKRRPNSKDLASLLKTNDPQFLDFIRRCLVWDPTKRMTPDEGLQHEWITEGRLNKLHPKPRPIRKDSDNNYEITYRKATLNRTGKADKSGSDDKIKRVSDTSSKGGKMASEERLRPIGASDDEEKSEDTGKSVSKDSKSDSSGERSVQIIIKPQTGSSTDSSEGQEPQFLPPIV
- the LOC113066864 gene encoding dual specificity tyrosine-phosphorylation-regulated kinase 4-like isoform X1 is translated as MPCDLDALNIHVSKSDMFPEINNKSARPEAFPHPHRAQAENTKIGPNCTYPQKCGTGVGTLPQLEAPVKQVLVTNGKLLHSNGTLPSIVKQLVQSTQGNQEERPRPQFPNRFGSSVENLSESLTRSIINKFEKIRTYEGQRLPMTPTTALKHFQNQLTEFEREEIMDYSEIWYLGLDTKKIEGSQGSPQNSGYDDEHGSYLKVLHDHIGYRYEVLEVIGKGSFGQVLKCLDHKTNEMVAIKVIRNKKRFHHQALVELKILDAVRRRDRDNCHNVIHMKEYFYFRNHLCITFELLGANLYELIKKNNFQGFSLGLIRRFAHALLKCLQMLHKEKIIHCDLKPENILLSQRGQGNIKVVDFGSSCYEQQRVYTYIQSRFYRSPEVILGHPYSMAIDMWSLGCILAELYTGYPLFPGESEVEQIACIMEIMGLPPNDFVQTASRRRLFFDSKGNPRNITNSKGKKRRPNSKDLASLLKTNDPQFLDFIRRCLVWDPTKRMTPDEGLQHEWITEGRLNKLHPKPRPIRKDSDNNYEITYRKATLNRTGKADKSGSDDKIKRVSDTSSKGGKMASEERLRPIGASDDEEKSEDTGKSVSKDSKSDSSGERSVQIIIKPQTGSSTDSSEGQEPQFLPPIV